The following proteins are co-located in the Apium graveolens cultivar Ventura chromosome 5, ASM990537v1, whole genome shotgun sequence genome:
- the LOC141660147 gene encoding uncharacterized protein LOC141660147, with the protein MLKPLLAPPENRARNKHCGYHEDHGHTTENCLSFKMFIEDQIKKGNMNQYSQRLSNDKDRAPRSGKNVVNIVFGGTASPPRSPDLDNDVMMIQPLDDEQVYFSYSDYEGLNSDHNLALVVTLDVANNEVKRILVGNGSSANIVFEHTLNRMELGHLRMDPCLEDPLYGFGNTMIPIRGVIYLPITFGTAPQQVPHVMKFYLISVTSSYKMILGRPTITKLRAIHSTIHLKLKFPTPGGTGELRGDREMARKCYGQALVMTEIEPENEKG; encoded by the coding sequence ATGCTGAAACCTTTACTTGCACCTCCCGAGAACAGAGCCCGGAACAAACATTGTGGCTATCATGAAGATCATGGCCATACCACGGAGAACTGCTTATCTTTCAAAATGTTCATAGAAGATCAGATCAAAAAGGGGAACATGAACCAATACTCTCAAAGGTTGTCAAACGACAAAGATAGGGCCCCAAGAAGCGGCAAAAATGTGGTAAATATTGTCTTTGGAGGCACGGCTTCTCCGCCCCGGAGCCCGGACCTGGATAATGATGTGATGATGATCCAGCCTTTGGATGATGAACAAGTATACTTCTCTTACTCTGATTATGAGGGACTCAATTCGGATCACAACTTGGCCTTGGTGGTCACCCTGGATGTCGCGAATAATGAGGTAAAAAGAATTTTAGTTGGCAATGGTTCCTCTGCTAATATTGTATTCGAGCACACACTTAACAGGATGGAGCTCGGACACCTCCGAATGGACCCCTGTCTTGAAGATCCCTTGTACGGATTTGGAAATACAATGATCCCAATCCGGGGTGTCATTTATTTGCCGATTACCTTTGGGACTGCACCCCAGCAGGTCCCTCACGTAATGAAGTTCTATCTGATAAGCGTGACCTCGTCATACAAAATGATCCTTGGAAGACCTACAATAACCAAGCTCAGAGCAATCCACTCGACAATTCACTTAAAGCTCAAATTCCCGACCCCGGGTGGTACTGGGGAGCTAAGAGGAGATAGAGAAATGGCAAGGAAGTGTTATGGCCAAGCATTGGTCATGACAGAAATAGAACCTGAGAACGAAAAAGGTTAA
- the LOC141724132 gene encoding glutamate--tRNA ligase, cytoplasmic: MEDKDMKLRYPPDSLPLSVITTAKVAGIPISVHSDLTSGAPPALVLPTGVKLQGTNAVLRYLGRISASVHGLYKRDDLESSQIDEWLDYAPVFASGSEFEGACKSVDGYLLHRTFLVGYSLSIADIAIWSALAVTGRRWDSLKDSKKYPNLGRWFNSISAEYSALNEVTAQYVGKKGSSKPTAKLLEKEQKGSNVLANGDVGKVATRATSEVDLPNAEDGKVCLRFAPEPSGYLHIGHSKAALLNQYFADRYHGKVIIRFDDTNPAKESNEFVDNLLIDIRTLGIKYKDVTYTSDYFPVLMEMAEKLIREKKAYVDDTPREQMQKERMDGIESRCRNHGVEENMKLWKEMIAGSERGLMCCVRGKLDMQDPNKSLRDPVYYRCNPMPHHRIGNKYKIYPTYDFACPFVDSVEGITHALRSSEYHDRNAQYYRIQEDMGLRKVHIYEFSRLNMVYTLLSKRKLLWFVQNGKVDGWDDPRFPTVQGIVRRGLQIEALIQFILEQGASKNLNLMEWDKLWTINKKIIDPVCPRHTAVSAERVLLMLSDGPDDPFVRIIPRHKKYPGAGDKATTYTKSVWIDLADAKSISPEEEITLMDWGNAIVKEISKDEDGSIKHLTGVLNLGGSVKTTKLKLTWLPDTNELVPLSLMEFDYLITKKKLDEDEDFVDVLNPCTKKESAAFGDSNMRNLKEGEILQLERKGYFRCDVPFVRSSKPIVLFAIPDGRQQSK; the protein is encoded by the exons ATGGAAGACAAAGATATGAAACTCCGATATCCACCGGATTCGCTTCCTCTGTCCGTCATAACCACAGCCAAAGTCGCCGGAATTCCAATCTCCGTTCACTCCGATCTAACCTCCGGCGCGCCTCCCGCCCTTGTCCTTCCCACTGG TGTCAAGTTACAGGGAACGAATGCAGTACTACGTTATCTTGGTAGAATATCGGCAAGTGTTCATGGTTTGTACAAGCGGGATGACCTTGAGTCTTCTCAG ATAGATGAGTGGCTCGATTATGCTCCTGTCTTTGCCTCGGGTTCTGAATTTGAGGGAGCTTGTAAATCTGTTGATGGCTATTTACTGCATCGGACATTTTTGGTTGGTTACAGTCTTTCAATTGCAGACATAGCAATCTGGTCAGCTCTTGCAG TAACTGGGCGTCGATGGGACAGCTTGAAGGACTCCAAGAAATATCCAAATTTGGGGCGATGGTTCAATTCAATTTCAGCTGAATACAGTGCTTTAAATGAAGTAACAGCACAATATGTTGGGAAAAAGGGCTCTAGTAAGCCGACGGCAAAATTATTAGAGAAAGAACAAAAGGGTTCGAATGTGCTTGCCAATGGGGATGTTGGTAAAGTAGCAACCAGGGCAACTAGTGAGGTAGATCTTCCAAATGCGGAAGATGGAAAAGTTTGTTTGCGGTTTGCACCTGAGCCTAGTGGTTATCTTCACATTGGTCATTCAAAAGCAGCACTCCTGAATCAGTACTTTGCTGATAGGTATCATGGTAAAGTTATCATTCGTTTTGATGATACGAATCCTGCAAAAGAAAGCAATGAATTTGTGGATAATCTTTTGATTGACATTCGAACGTTGGGTATCAAATACAAGGATGTTACTTATACATCAGACTATTTCCCCGTGCTGATGGAAATGGCTGAGAAATTGATTCGTGAGAAGAAGGCATATGTGGATGATACACCACGAGAGCAGATGCAAAAAGAAAGGATGGACGGAATTGAATCAAGGTGTAGAAACCACGGTGTAGAGGAGAATATGAAGTTATGGAAGGAAATGATTGCTGGGTCAGAAAGGGGATTAATGTGCTGTGTCCGAGGTAAGTTGGACATGCAGGACCCGAACAAGTCTCTCAGGGATCCTGTCTATTACCGGTGCAATCCTATGCCCCATCACAGGATTGGCAATAAATATAAGATATACCCAACCTATGATTTTGCTTGTCCATTTGTTGATTCTGTAGAAGGTATTACCCATGCACTTCGATCTAGTGAGTATCATGATCGCAATGCTCAGTATTACAGAATTCAGGAGGATATGGGACTGCGAAAGGTTCACATATATGAATTTAGTCGCTTGAATATGGTTTATACCCTTCTTAGCAAACGGAAGCTTCTGTGGTTTGTTCAGAATGGGAAGGTTGATGGATGGGATGATCCTAGATTCCCCACTGTCCAGGGTATTGTGCGCAGAGGTCTTCAAATCGAAGCACTGATACAGTTTATCCTCGAACAA GGTGCATCGAAAAATCTTAATCTGATGGAATGGGACAAGTTGTGGACTATCAACAAGAAAATTATTGATCCTGTTTGTCCTAGACACACTGCAGTCTCTGCAGAACGTGTTCTGTTGATGTTGAGCGATGGACCTGATGATCCTTTTGTTCGCATTATTCCAAGACATAAGAAGTATCCTGGCGCGGGGGATAAGGCAACCACTTACACAAAAAGCGTATGGATAGATCTTGCTGATGCCAAGTCCATTTCTCCAGAGGAGGAGATTACCTTGATGGATTGGGGCAATGCCATAGTAAAGGAAATTAGCAAGGATGAAGATGGAAGTATCAAGCATTTAACAGGGGTTTTGAACCTCGGAGGATCTGTGAAGACCACAAAGTTGAAACTTACTTGGCTGCCTGATACAAATGAGCTTGTTCCACTCTCTTTAATGGAGTTTGATTATCTTATCACAAAAAAGAAG CTTGATGAGGATGAGGATTTTGTTGATGTGCTAAACCCATGTACGAAGAAAGAAAGTGCAGCATTTGGGGATTCAAATATGAGAAACTTGAAGGAAGGAGAAATTTTGCAGCTGGAGAGGAAGGGCTATTTCCGATGTGATGTTCCATTTGTAAGGTCATCAAAGCCTATTGTTCTGTTTGCAATTCCAGATGGTAGGCAGCAAAGTAAATGA